A region from the Papaver somniferum cultivar HN1 unplaced genomic scaffold, ASM357369v1 unplaced-scaffold_125, whole genome shotgun sequence genome encodes:
- the LOC113331425 gene encoding glycosyltransferase family 92 protein RCOM_0530710-like, with amino-acid sequence MDIEKRRKRKLLVISTSSPPSSSSFLPSQFSFCVSLRWWSLLIFSFFAFLFLLDGTPFRSQYVLFHPHPGRSLSSTAAAANSNSGFDFFKFNIEDRVVFPDHVLLLFTKRRSNHMFMNGGGLDCFYNEEFDKTQVVVLPAQSVVDDFDGFRSIARCPLPPANYSTAVNLQRQGGFIEEDGNSEVKKHRLVSSWESVVYEAVLDGETAVVFVKGLGLRPGRTSDANQFVCNFNWGNSEVSDKYSVRTRAITAGQEVIRCALPFKLHQSPAKANGVRVSIGVISHLHSRASFRGESNHVHFLPSVARISQSKTAEKKEEEKYELCVCTMVRNQASSMREWIKYHSWLGVERWFIYDNNSDDGIEELIDELNQENHNVRRQVWPWIKTQEAGFSHCALQAQKECKWVSFMDVDEFFYFPLPSARQPSDLGLPGRNSLRNLVANFSSSSAIGEIRTACHSFGPSGLTEIPKQGVTAGYTCRLQSPERHKSIVRPEVLDDSLINVVHHFHLKPGYRYLNLPMSTAMINHYKYQVWESFRAKFSRRVATYVADWQDSQNEGSRDRAPGLGTEAIEPPNWPQQFCQVWDTGLRDFVVANLADPDSGILPWERSLPL; translated from the coding sequence ATGGATATCGAAAAGCGGCGGAAACGAAAACTATTAGTAATTTCAActtcatcaccaccatcttcatcttcgTTTCTTCCATCTCAATTCAGTTTCTGTGTTTCATTAAGATGGTGGTCGCTTTTAATTTTCTCATTCTTTGCTTTTCTCTTCTTATTAGATGGTACTCCATTTAGATCCCAGTATGTATTGTTTCATCCACATCCTGGTCGTTCTTtatcatcaacagcagcagcagcaaattcTAATtctgggtttgatttttttaagtTCAATATTGAAGATCGAGTTGTTTTTCCAGACCATGTTTTATTGCTGTTCACTAAGAGAAGAAGCAACCATATGTTTATGAATGGAGGAGGATTGGATTGTTTCTATAATGAAGAATTTGATAAAACCCAAGTTGTAGTTTTGCCAGCTCAATCAGTTGTTGATGATTTCGATGGGTTTAGGTCGATTGCTCGATGTCCGTTGCCGCCGGCTAATTACTCGACTGCGGTGAATTTGCAGAGACAAGGGGGTTTTATTGAAGAGGATGGGAATTCAGAGGTGAAGAAGCATAGATTGGTATCTTCCTGGGAGAGTGTTGTTTATGAAGCTGTTTTGGATGGGGAGACAGCAGTTGTGTTTGTTAAAGGATTGGGGCTTCGACCAGGGCGAACATCGGATGCTAATCAGTTTGTTTGTAACTTCAATTGGGGGAATTCAGAGGTAAGTGATAAGTATAGTGTGAGAACAAGAGCTATTACAGCAGGGCAGGAAGTTATCAGGTGTGCATTGCCATTCAAGCTGCATCAATCTCCTGCCAAGGCTAATGGAGTTCGAGTTTCAATTGGGGTTATCTCGCATCTGCATTCTAGAGCTTCATTTAGAGGTGAGAGTAATcatgttcattttcttccttCGGTTGCAAGAATTTCGCAGTCGAAAACcgcagagaagaaagaagaagagaagtatGAGCTTTGCGTGTGTACAATGGTGCGCAACCAGGCCTCTAGTATGCGCGAATGGATTAAGTATCACTCGTGGCTTGGCGTAGAACGTTGGTTTATTTATGATAATAACAGTGATGATGGAATTGAGGAGCTGATTGATGAGCTTAATCAAGAGAACCATAATGTGAGAAGGCAAGTTTGGCCGTGGATTAAAACCCAAGAAGCAGGATTTTCGCATTGTGCTTTGCAGGCACAGAAAGAATGCAAATGGGTGTCATTCATGGATGTCGATGAATTCTTCTACTTCCCTCTTCCGTCTGCTCGTCAACCAAGTGATTTAGGGCTCCCAGGTCGTAATTCACTGAGAAATCTGGTGGCGAATTTTTCATCTTCGTCGGCTATAGGGGAAATTAGAACAGCTTGTCATAGTTTTGGTCCATCTGGTTTGACAGAAATTCCTAAACAAGGAGTGACCGCTGGGTACACTTGCAGGCTGCAAAGTCCTGAACGACACAAGTCCATTGTTCGCCCAGAAGTTCTCGATGATTCACTGATAAATgttgttcatcatttccatttaAAGCCAGGTTACAGATACCTCAATCTACCAATGAGCACAGCCATGATTAACCATTACAAATACCAAGTGTGGGAGTCTTTTAGGGCCAAATTTTCTCGAAGAGTCGCCACTTATGTCGCTGACTGGCAAGATAGCCAGAATGAAGGGTCGAGGGATAGAGCACCTGGGCTTGGTACAGAGGCAATTGAGCCGCCAAACTGGCCACAGCAGTTCTGCCAAGTTTGGGATACAGGTCTTCGGGACTTTGTCGTGGCTAACTTGGCTGATCCCGACTCTGGGATTTTGCCATGGGAGAGGTCTCTCCCTCTCTAA